The Pseudomonas putida nucleotide sequence GAACAGCCTTACACAAATCAACGAAAGGTATTACAAATCTGACGCAGCGCAGAAGCGCCTCAACGCTCAGGGCTGGTGAATCGGTCCAAAGCGTCTTTACTGGTAGGTAACGACCCGCAGGTACGGTGTGCGCCTATGAAGATCGTTGTCACCAGCATCCTCGTCGACGACCAGGCCAAGGCTCTGGCGTTCTACCATTACGTACTGGGCTTCGAGCCCAAGCATGACATCCCCATGGGCCAGCATCGCTGGCTGACGCTGACCTCTCCCAATGACCCAAATGGTGTCGAGCTACTGTTGGAGCCCGATGCGCACCAGGCGGCCAAGGTCTACAAGCAAGCGCTGAGACAGGACGGCATTCCGGCCACCTCGTTCGGCGTGCGCGATATCCAGGCCGAGTACACCCGGCTGTGCAAAGCCGGCGTGAAGTTCACCAAGGAGCCCACCAACCTGGGCCCGGTCACGGTCGCGGTGTTCGACGACACCTGCGGCAACCTGATCCAGATCGCCCAGAAACACTGAGCCGCGCCCATGGCAGCCAATGCTGCCATTGGCTACATTGCAGCTGTATCCCGTGCGCCACAACAAGGAAAACAGATGCGCCACGAATTCAGCGAAGTGCTCAACGACCTGGTCGACTAT carries:
- a CDS encoding VOC family protein, yielding MKIVVTSILVDDQAKALAFYHYVLGFEPKHDIPMGQHRWLTLTSPNDPNGVELLLEPDAHQAAKVYKQALRQDGIPATSFGVRDIQAEYTRLCKAGVKFTKEPTNLGPVTVAVFDDTCGNLIQIAQKH